The genomic segment atgtagtcttgctctgttgcccaggctggagcgcagtggcatgatctcagctcactacaacctccgccttccaggttcaagcaattctcccacctcagcctctcgagtaactgggattacaggcatgtcccaccatacctggttaatttttgtatttttagtagagacggggtttcaccatgctggccaggctggtctcaaactcctgacctcaagtgatctgcccaccttggcctcccaaagtgctgggatttcaggcatgagccactgcacccggcctaggtATAGGATTTGACTCCCTAAAAACTTAAAtacactgggcgtggtggctcacacctgtaatcccagcactttgggaggctgaggcgggcggatcacaaggtcaggagttcgaaaccagcctggccgatatgatgaaaccttgtctctactaaaaatagaaaaaaattagccgggcgtggtggcacatgcctgtaatcccagctattccggaggctgagtcagaagaattgcttgaacccaggaggcagaggttgcagggagctgagatcatgccactgcactccaacctgggcaacagagtgagactctgtctcaaaaaaaaaaaaaaaaaaaaaacctaactactagtagcctactgttgaccagaagccttaccaataacatagcTAATTAACACACGTTTTGTAAATGTATTACATACtgcattcttacaataaagtaagctaggggaaaatattaagaaaatcataaaagaaaatatatttactattcattaagtggaaatggatcatcataaaggtcttcatcctcctcatcttcatgttgagtaggctgaagaggaggaggaagaggagcaatttgtcttgctgtctcaggggtggaaGAGGCGGAAGAAAATCCATGTGTAAGTAGATCTGCACAGATCAAACCCACCTTGTCCAAGGGTCAACTGTGTATTTATTTACCACAATCCTATAAAAGCAACTACTATTTTCCAGCCCCATTTTACAGTCAGGTATTTATTGACAGTAATATTGTCTTCTGGCTCTTGTTCAGCTTCTGGAATTTCTGAGCAGCCCTTGTCAGTACAAGATGGACCCCGTAGTCTTGAGTTACATGGACAGTCTGCTGCGGCAATCAGATGTCTCACTATTGGATCCGCCAAGCTGGCTCAATGACCATATTATTGGGTTTGCCTTTGAGTACTTTGCCAACAGTCAGTTTCATGACTGCTCTGATGATGTCAGTTTCATCAGCCCTGAAGTCACCCAGTTCATCAAGTGCACTAGCAACCCAGCAGAGATCGCCATGTTCCTTGAACCACTGGACCTCCCCCACAAGAGAGTTGTATTTTTAGCCATCAATGATAACTCCAACCAGGCAGCCGGAGGAACCCACTGGAGTTTATTGGTCTACCTCCAAGAGAAAAATAGCTTTTTTCATTATGATTCCCATAGCAGGAGCAACTCAGTCCACGCAAAGCAGGTAGCAGAGAAACTGGAAGCTTTCTTAGGCAGAAAAGGAGACAAACTGGCCTTTGTGGAAGAGAAAGCCCCTGCCCAACAAAACAGCTATGACTGTGGGATGTACGTGATATGTAACACTGAGGCCTTGTGTCAGAACTTCTTTAGGCAACAGACAGAATCACTGCTACAGCTACTCACCCctacatacatcacaaagaagaGGGGAGAATGGAAAGATCTCATTGCCACACTTGCTAAAAAGTAACTATTGAAGTATATTTGCGACTTTTGAAGGCTCCTCTTTCTGCCCTTCCCCATTTGTTGGATGGCTGCAATCTCAGTGCCTGAGGGAAGATGCCTGGTAGAGGAAAGCTTAATACTCTTTTTCCTGAAAGAATATCATCCTCTGTGTTATCCCCATGGAACATTTCACTTTAACCCTGACTTGAGAGCAATATGTTCTATGAAAATATCTTGAAATTGTACACCAAAACCTTATAACCAACTTATTTGAACATTTATTACACACAAGGTTCAAGTAAGACTTTTCTTATTGGTATATAATTAATTTCCTTTGGTCTCCCTTATCCACATTGGCTTTTTCTGGAGGAAAAGCAGTGATCTGTAAAACAAATCAAGAATATATTAAATCTAGAGGAATGCAgggaagaaaactataaaacagaaccaaaaacttGTTGCACAGCCTACATAATTAAGAGATCAACTGGCTGGAAGCAGATCAAGGCCTAACTTCATTCAAGACCTAAATATTATGAGACAGTTATTCGGTTTTATGTGATATCTCTTCCATTCACCATGCACAGGCTTTTCCAGCTATCTGCATAACGTTTGCAAATATTTGATAAAGATGATGTTACCCTATCTTCCTCCATCTGATTCCTGGAATGCTTGAAGAAAGGGGAAATCTCGAGTAACCTCATTAAAATTAATGTCTGGTGGACCTCTCAGTTTGCTCACTGATTGGGTAGACTTGCTACTCTCGATTAATAACtgcttttctctgccttttctatTAGCCATGCACACACTTCCTCCTTATATCCAAAGTTATTTGCTTCTAAAATTCATAGTTGATACCTTCCCAAGGCTCCCTGTTGTTTCAGATAAATAGTTGTGCTTCCTGatagttacaggttttcctctcTATCCTTAATTCTGGCAGAATTGTTTTTAGTTATGTCATGGTAATTTCAGGACGATTTTGTATCTGAAACTTCACAGACTTagagttggtttgttttttaaacataaaggaagaaaagtgacCTTTCTCAGCCCTTTTACTTAATTAAAAATGCAgggaatgtaatttttaaaatgtagaaccAAGAGTAAAACAAAATGCTATCCCTCCAGAAGCACTGATGTGTTTCAGTTGTTTCAAATAGTAAACAACCATATGACATGTTGGGTACACACATTAATTCTATTCCTAATGAGAATTAGATTGCAAGGCATATAAGACTTGAAAACCAAAGACTAGCTTCAGCCATGAAACTTATTTCAGCTACCTCTCCAGCCTaaccctgcccccagccctcatGGCCCAAAATAACCTCACCACTCAGTGACCACAGAGAAAGTAACTTGGTTCCTTTTAGCCAAGAAGGGAAAACACAGTAAGGGTAAGTAAGTACAGGTTACATAGCAGGCCTGAGTGAGCAGGAGTTGAAActaaaagtcaaagagaaagctatcaaaaaaagtttccatttcaAGTCAGTACATTTTGGATAAAAACCAGTCCTAATGGAAGATGGGGCTAGGAAAAAGATTAGGAACTGGCAGTCATCCATAGAGGTCAAATACAGAGGGAGGGACAGCAAGAGAAGTGACAAAGGTCGCTGATAGGCCACAAGTGTagataaagataagaaaacaatgTTATTACAGTGACTGTTGACTTAGGCAGCTAATCTAGACTATTGAAGTCAAATCTTCTCTGGGAAAAGTTATCTTTCTGACAATGCAAagtatgtttatttaaatatcagAGTATCTTCAGTCTGAGAGTTAAAGCATATGAGAACAATCTTTCCTAACTCCCTAAGATTCATcttataagtaatttttttaaactaaggttgtcttttaaatatatatagaaaaatatatatacacacatgtatagacatgcatatatatatatatagatgtataatcTAAGGTTACCTTTTCCAAATGCATTAGCCTGATTGGACTGTGCCACAGATTAGTGTCTTCTCATGAAATTTTGAGTATGTCATTTGTAAATGTTAGCATTATAAATGACAGGAGTATTTAAGAATTGACTTGTATTTCACTGGATACTGTAGTACCCGGTAAGTTACACACCTGCTTGACCACATACCATTCATGTTACATgacacaaaataggaaaaaatcttTTGCTGGTATTGCATTCCCTTCTCTCTTAGAGTCAAAAGGATCTATTCTgcaaaattaatcaaaatattcAAAAGGAAAGCAGGTTTTTCAAAACTGGGCTA from the Chlorocebus sabaeus isolate Y175 chromosome 26, mChlSab1.0.hap1, whole genome shotgun sequence genome contains:
- the SENP8 gene encoding sentrin-specific protease 8 — encoded protein: MDPVVLSYMDSLLRQSDVSLLDPPSWLNDHIIGFAFEYFANSQFHDCSDDVSFISPEVTQFIKCTSNPAEIAMFLEPLDLPHKRVVFLAINDNSNQAAGGTHWSLLVYLQEKNSFFHYDSHSRSNSVHAKQVAEKLEAFLGRKGDKLAFVEEKAPAQQNSYDCGMYVICNTEALCQNFFRQQTESLLQLLTPTYITKKRGEWKDLIATLAKK